One segment of Ureibacillus thermophilus DNA contains the following:
- a CDS encoding transposase family protein, whose translation MSHHHSIRNLLNIKDKNITFDENFCAEELIKGVQSKVFYGQFTYQPKACYACGQVFDDQIIKHGFKTSLIKMPSISGFHTYLKLRKQRYFCKHCHATFT comes from the coding sequence ATGTCTCACCATCATTCTATACGAAACCTACTCAATATAAAAGACAAAAATATCACATTTGATGAAAATTTTTGTGCAGAAGAACTCATTAAAGGGGTCCAATCAAAAGTCTTTTATGGACAATTCACTTACCAACCAAAAGCTTGTTATGCTTGTGGACAGGTCTTCGATGATCAAATCATTAAACACGGTTTTAAAACGTCTCTCATTAAAATGCCTAGCATTTCAGGTTTTCATACCTATTTAAAATTGCGTAAACAGCGTTATTTCTGTAAACATTGTCATGCCACGTTTACTTGA
- a CDS encoding DUF1292 domain-containing protein, whose amino-acid sequence MEKIEVGEVFTIGDDEQEEEVEVVATLTVDGQDYVAVAFTDDLHEENEEDIEVFFLKVDDEGDFDVIESDEEFDKVSEAFDQMMDEMDEE is encoded by the coding sequence ATGGAAAAAATCGAAGTTGGCGAAGTGTTTACCATCGGGGATGACGAACAAGAAGAGGAAGTTGAAGTTGTTGCAACGCTGACAGTAGATGGACAAGATTATGTCGCAGTTGCCTTTACAGATGATTTACATGAAGAGAATGAAGAGGATATCGAAGTCTTTTTCTTGAAAGTGGATGATGAGGGAGACTTCGACGTGATTGAATCCGATGAAGAATTCGATAAAGTGTCAGAAGCCTTTGATCAAATGATGGATGAAATGGATGAAGAGTAA
- a CDS encoding protein adenylyltransferase SelO, with the protein MQLKPGWNFHNSYATLPPIFYTQLNPTPVAFPKLVVFNESLAEELNLNSDALQTEEGVATFSGNKIPEGAEPLAQAYAGHQFGYFTMLGDGRAILLGEHVNTQNQRFDIQLKGSGRTPYSRGGDGRAALGPMLREYIISEAMHALGIPTTRSLAVITTGETVIREQLLPGAILTRVASSHIRVGTFEFARKFGSKEDLQALCDYTIERHYPHLAKEKNPYLQLLKEVIEKQAALIAKWQLVGFVHGVMNTDNMTVSGETIDYGPCAFMDLYHPETVFSSIDTYGRYAYGNQPKIGGWNLARFAEALIPLLDENKEKAVRLAKEAIETYPDLYVFYYLDGMRKKLGLLNEEADDEALIQDLLQLMETYKQDYTNTFRALTLQKFEEPFFQTPEFQDWYQRYQARLKRQNSIDIMQMMKQHNPSVIPRNHRVEEAIEAAVERGDFTVMKKLLSIITNPYAYSAEQEEYCTLPEYPDEPYITYCGT; encoded by the coding sequence ATGCAATTAAAACCTGGATGGAATTTCCATAACAGTTATGCAACATTACCACCCATTTTCTATACACAACTAAACCCTACACCAGTAGCATTTCCCAAGCTGGTTGTTTTCAATGAATCTCTTGCTGAAGAATTGAATTTGAATAGTGATGCACTGCAGACAGAAGAAGGGGTTGCTACATTTTCGGGTAACAAAATACCGGAAGGAGCGGAACCGCTCGCTCAAGCTTATGCAGGGCATCAATTCGGTTATTTCACTATGTTGGGCGATGGACGAGCCATTCTTTTGGGAGAGCATGTGAATACTCAGAATCAGCGCTTTGATATACAGCTAAAAGGTTCGGGGAGAACGCCATATTCCCGCGGCGGTGATGGACGAGCAGCTCTTGGACCAATGCTTCGAGAGTACATTATTAGTGAAGCGATGCATGCCCTTGGGATTCCTACAACGAGAAGTTTAGCCGTTATCACAACAGGGGAAACGGTCATTCGAGAACAACTGCTTCCAGGTGCTATTTTAACAAGAGTGGCTTCAAGCCATATCCGCGTTGGAACTTTTGAATTTGCACGAAAATTTGGTTCAAAAGAAGACTTACAAGCTCTTTGCGACTATACTATTGAAAGACATTATCCTCATCTTGCAAAAGAAAAGAATCCATATCTGCAATTATTAAAAGAAGTCATCGAAAAGCAAGCAGCACTTATTGCTAAGTGGCAACTCGTCGGCTTTGTCCATGGTGTGATGAATACTGATAACATGACCGTTAGCGGGGAGACCATTGATTACGGGCCATGCGCTTTTATGGATCTTTATCATCCTGAAACAGTTTTTAGTTCGATTGATACTTACGGCCGCTATGCTTATGGAAATCAACCCAAAATTGGAGGATGGAACTTAGCAAGGTTTGCCGAGGCACTTATTCCGCTGCTTGATGAAAATAAAGAGAAGGCGGTCAGACTGGCAAAAGAAGCCATAGAAACTTACCCAGACCTTTACGTATTTTATTATCTCGACGGTATGCGTAAAAAATTAGGGCTCCTTAATGAAGAAGCGGATGATGAAGCACTCATACAAGATTTACTTCAATTAATGGAAACATATAAACAAGATTATACAAATACGTTTAGAGCGTTAACTTTGCAAAAATTCGAAGAACCATTTTTCCAAACTCCAGAATTTCAAGATTGGTACCAACGTTATCAAGCTCGCTTAAAACGCCAAAATTCTATAGATATTATGCAAATGATGAAGCAACATAACCCTTCTGTGATTCCTCGAAACCACCGGGTAGAAGAAGCAATCGAAGCAGCGGTGGAGCGAGGAGACTTCACCGTTATGAAAAAATTGCTATCGATTATCACGAATCCTTATGCATATTCAGCGGAACAAGAGGAATACTGTACATTGCCTGAATATCCAGATGAACCGTATATTACCTATTGCGGTACGTAA